The following proteins come from a genomic window of Pyxidicoccus sp. MSG2:
- a CDS encoding M15 family metallopeptidase, producing the protein MSVCFAIALLLAASPEAGVATAAPPPASLACVAKWYPAVVPVRLESGWGFRLPDGRTYPFDDGQAKSFARKLESPDLEDTLFIPYRTGPLRPVTREDDDPGRIRFDPLFHATYGASAAEVDVVPIRILGQRLKVHRKVAPAFQRVGVRLEALLAKDASLKPFLTNLGGTFNWRTIANTQRRSAHSFGVSIDLNPARAHYWEWQQPKAPLKWRNAVPPSVVEAFEAEGFIWGGRWYHYDTMHFEYRPELLDPACAPR; encoded by the coding sequence GTGAGTGTGTGCTTTGCAATCGCGTTGCTGCTCGCGGCGTCCCCGGAGGCGGGCGTCGCGACAGCGGCCCCGCCGCCCGCGTCGCTGGCGTGCGTGGCGAAGTGGTACCCCGCCGTGGTGCCGGTGCGGCTGGAGTCCGGCTGGGGCTTCCGCCTCCCCGACGGCCGCACGTACCCGTTCGACGACGGGCAGGCGAAGTCCTTCGCGCGAAAGCTCGAGTCCCCCGACCTGGAGGACACGCTCTTCATTCCCTACCGCACCGGCCCGCTCCGCCCGGTGACGCGCGAAGACGACGACCCGGGCCGCATCCGCTTCGACCCGCTCTTCCACGCCACCTATGGCGCGTCCGCGGCGGAGGTGGACGTGGTGCCCATCCGCATCCTCGGCCAGCGGCTGAAGGTCCACCGCAAGGTGGCGCCCGCCTTCCAACGCGTGGGGGTGCGGCTGGAGGCACTGCTCGCGAAGGACGCGTCGCTGAAGCCCTTCCTCACGAACCTGGGCGGCACCTTCAACTGGCGCACCATCGCCAACACGCAGCGGCGGAGCGCGCACTCCTTCGGCGTGTCCATCGACCTGAACCCGGCGCGCGCGCACTACTGGGAGTGGCAGCAACCGAAGGCGCCGCTGAAATGGCGCAACGCCGTGCCCCCGTCCGTGGTGGAGGCCTTCGAGGCGGAGGGCTTCATCTGGGGCGGGCGCTGGTACCACTACGACACGATGCACTTCGAGTACCGGCCGGAGCTGTTGGACCCGGCCTGCGCGCCGCGCTGA
- a CDS encoding amidohydrolase family protein, with amino-acid sequence MRTPLLLLALATACATVPEAPPPSETPAPAPAPSRVWKQPSAVVVRHATVMPASGPAIEDGAVAFVDGKLAAVGRNADVASPPGAEEVDGTGLYVTPGIIDAHSHLGVYATPSSFSNDDGNEATAPVTAEVSAEHAFWPQDPGLRRAAAGGITSLLVLPGSANLIGGRGYPAKLHFGRSAAEMRFPGAKDVLKMACGENPRRVYGEAKKMAPATRMGNVAGYRQAFAQAREYMNKWEDWRTKKEKKPDEAGPEPLRDLKLETLAEVMRGNILVQNHCYRADEMAVMLQVADEAGYQIRAFHHALEAYKLRDRLAEKNVGVATWADWWGFKLEAWDGIPENAALVSQAGGKAVIHSDSEYGIQRLNQEAGKAMWRARESGIPVAEEEALRWVTLNAAWMMGVEGVTGSLEPGKMADVVLWKGHPLSVYARAQRVWSDGVVTYDAATGAVEPSDFEVGDSVANAARLVASAAPTPSLEDLGLDSRCDAGKDRACATPLPLAKEACTVFQGVTAFTGTAWVKGATVVVADGKVRGLQAGAVPGGCAVVEGKGRLLTPGLIDPLTELGLVEVSAEETTQDDVLRGDAAKQDVRAALQAVDSLNSASAVFPVARLGGVTGAVSAPKGGLVSGQSAFVTTDGTVRQTPLAMHLNLGRAGREAVSGSRALVLERVRELLFDAREYGRRKADFEQRRMRDVAASRLDLEALQPVLAGRLPVVVKADRVSDIRAALALSKEYGLKPIIAGGSEAWMVAGELAAAKVSVILQPTQNLPADFDRLSSRLDSAALLRAAGVKVLISVLGEPPMVRTLAQEAGNAVAWGLPHTDALRAVTQDVAEAFGLDGGRIAPGAPADLVLWNGDPLESSSRPVGMWLAGKQVPLTSRQQALFDKYKALAK; translated from the coding sequence ATGCGCACCCCCCTCCTGCTGCTGGCGCTGGCCACCGCCTGCGCCACCGTCCCCGAAGCGCCTCCCCCCTCGGAAACGCCCGCTCCGGCCCCCGCGCCCTCCCGCGTCTGGAAGCAGCCGAGCGCGGTGGTGGTGCGGCACGCCACGGTGATGCCCGCCAGCGGGCCGGCGATTGAAGACGGCGCGGTGGCCTTCGTGGACGGGAAGCTTGCCGCGGTGGGTCGTAATGCGGATGTGGCCTCGCCCCCGGGGGCAGAGGAGGTGGACGGCACCGGCCTGTACGTGACACCCGGCATCATCGACGCGCACAGCCACCTGGGCGTGTACGCCACGCCTTCCAGCTTCTCAAACGACGATGGAAACGAGGCCACCGCGCCGGTGACGGCCGAGGTGTCCGCGGAGCACGCCTTCTGGCCGCAGGACCCGGGCCTGCGGCGCGCGGCGGCGGGCGGCATCACCTCGCTGCTGGTGCTGCCGGGCAGCGCCAACCTGATTGGCGGGCGGGGCTACCCGGCGAAGCTGCACTTCGGCCGCTCGGCGGCGGAGATGCGCTTTCCGGGAGCGAAAGACGTCCTGAAGATGGCTTGCGGAGAGAACCCGCGGCGTGTCTACGGCGAGGCGAAGAAGATGGCGCCCGCCACGCGCATGGGCAACGTGGCCGGCTACCGGCAGGCCTTCGCGCAGGCGCGCGAGTACATGAACAAGTGGGAGGACTGGCGCACGAAGAAGGAGAAGAAGCCGGACGAGGCGGGCCCCGAGCCGCTGCGCGACTTGAAGCTGGAGACGCTGGCCGAGGTGATGCGCGGCAACATCCTGGTGCAGAACCACTGCTACCGCGCGGACGAGATGGCGGTGATGCTCCAGGTGGCGGACGAAGCGGGCTACCAGATTCGCGCCTTCCACCACGCGCTGGAGGCCTACAAGCTGCGCGACAGGCTCGCGGAGAAGAACGTGGGCGTGGCCACGTGGGCGGACTGGTGGGGCTTCAAGCTGGAGGCGTGGGACGGCATTCCGGAGAACGCCGCGCTGGTGTCGCAGGCGGGCGGCAAGGCCGTCATCCACTCCGATTCCGAGTACGGAATCCAGCGGCTGAACCAGGAGGCGGGCAAGGCGATGTGGCGGGCGCGCGAGTCCGGCATCCCCGTCGCCGAAGAGGAGGCGCTGCGCTGGGTGACGCTCAACGCCGCGTGGATGATGGGCGTGGAGGGCGTCACCGGCTCGCTGGAGCCGGGGAAGATGGCGGACGTGGTGCTGTGGAAGGGGCACCCGCTGAGCGTCTACGCGCGGGCGCAGCGCGTGTGGTCCGACGGCGTCGTCACCTATGACGCGGCCACCGGCGCGGTGGAGCCGAGCGACTTCGAGGTGGGTGACAGCGTCGCCAACGCCGCGAGGTTGGTGGCCAGCGCCGCGCCCACGCCGTCCCTGGAGGACCTGGGCCTGGACTCGCGCTGCGACGCGGGGAAGGACCGCGCGTGCGCCACGCCGCTGCCGCTGGCGAAGGAGGCGTGCACCGTGTTCCAGGGCGTGACGGCCTTCACCGGCACCGCGTGGGTGAAGGGCGCCACGGTGGTGGTGGCGGACGGGAAGGTGCGCGGCCTGCAGGCCGGGGCGGTGCCCGGGGGCTGCGCGGTGGTGGAAGGGAAGGGACGGCTGCTCACGCCAGGGCTCATCGACCCGCTGACGGAGTTGGGGTTGGTGGAGGTGAGCGCGGAGGAGACGACACAGGACGACGTGCTGCGCGGGGACGCGGCGAAGCAGGACGTGCGCGCGGCGCTCCAGGCGGTGGACAGTCTCAACAGCGCGTCGGCCGTCTTCCCGGTGGCGCGGCTGGGCGGTGTCACCGGCGCGGTGTCGGCGCCGAAGGGCGGGCTGGTGTCGGGGCAGAGCGCCTTCGTCACGACGGACGGCACCGTCCGCCAGACGCCGCTGGCCATGCACCTCAACCTGGGCCGGGCGGGCCGGGAGGCGGTGTCCGGCTCGCGGGCGCTGGTGCTGGAGCGGGTGCGTGAGTTGCTGTTCGACGCGCGCGAGTACGGCCGGCGCAAGGCGGACTTCGAGCAGCGCCGCATGCGTGACGTGGCGGCGAGCCGCCTGGATTTGGAGGCCCTGCAGCCGGTGCTGGCCGGAAGGCTGCCGGTGGTGGTGAAGGCCGACCGCGTGTCGGACATCCGCGCGGCGCTGGCGCTGTCGAAGGAGTACGGGTTGAAGCCCATCATCGCCGGGGGCAGCGAGGCGTGGATGGTGGCCGGGGAGCTGGCGGCGGCGAAGGTGTCCGTGATTCTCCAGCCGACGCAGAACCTGCCGGCGGACTTCGACCGGCTGAGCAGCCGGCTGGACTCGGCGGCGCTTCTGCGCGCGGCCGGGGTGAAGGTGCTCATCTCCGTGCTGGGCGAGCCCCCCATGGTGCGCACGCTGGCGCAGGAGGCGGGCAACGCGGTGGCGTGGGGCCTGCCGCACACGGACGCGCTGCGCGCGGTGACGCAGGACGTGGCGGAGGCGTTCGGCCTCGACGGTGGCCGCATCGCGCCCGGTGCCCCCGCGGACCTGGTGCTGTGGAACGGTGACCCGCTGGAGTCGTCCTCGCGTCCGGTGGGCATGTGGCTGGCCGGGAAGCAGGTGCCGCTCACCAGCCGCCAGCAGGCCCTGTTCGACAAGTACAAGGCGCTGGCGAAGTAG
- a CDS encoding sigma 54-interacting transcriptional regulator: MPVLPPAPIPTHTVVGARAQGERLSAQHFHLVLLDTERAGTVFPLANEHLSVGKAPDNDVVIDHPTVSRNHLVVRRQGDRFLVQDLGSTNGTFLDGAQVREAYLRPGALLEVGDVRLRFSPQVSPVQVEPTAEDRLGDLVGRSLPMRQIFALLQRIAPTDSTVLLVGETGSGKGAAAKAIHKLSPRSPGPLVVFDCASVSDSLIESELFGHEKGAFTGAVGQRIGCLERANGGTLFLDEIDDLALDLQPKLLRAIEDREFRRLGSSSPISFDARIIVASKKDLWAETQAGRFREDLYFRLSVFTFSLPALRDRKEDIPLLVDAFAGEGLWTRLPEKIREQFTGHTWPGNVRELRNALERARHMVDIPELAGDTLLREFTRETPAAAGDFLPVEFTGPFKVCKDELIRAFEREYLTRLLGRARGNIARAAREAELDRKHLYSLLHKYGLVQSEGD; this comes from the coding sequence ATGCCCGTCCTTCCGCCAGCCCCCATCCCCACCCACACCGTCGTCGGCGCCCGGGCCCAAGGGGAGCGGCTGTCCGCTCAGCACTTCCACCTCGTGCTTCTCGACACCGAGCGTGCCGGCACCGTCTTCCCCCTCGCCAACGAGCACCTCAGCGTGGGGAAGGCGCCGGACAACGACGTCGTCATCGACCACCCCACGGTGAGCCGCAACCACCTGGTGGTCCGCCGCCAGGGTGACCGCTTCCTCGTGCAGGACCTCGGCTCCACCAACGGCACCTTCCTCGACGGCGCCCAGGTGCGCGAGGCGTACCTGCGCCCCGGCGCCCTGCTGGAGGTGGGCGACGTGCGCCTGCGCTTCAGCCCGCAGGTGTCACCCGTCCAGGTCGAACCCACCGCCGAGGACCGCCTTGGGGACCTGGTGGGCCGCAGCCTGCCCATGCGGCAGATCTTCGCCCTGCTCCAGCGCATCGCCCCCACCGACTCCACCGTGCTGCTGGTGGGCGAGACGGGCTCCGGCAAGGGCGCCGCCGCCAAAGCCATCCACAAGCTCAGCCCCCGCTCCCCCGGGCCGCTCGTCGTCTTCGACTGCGCCAGCGTGTCCGACTCCCTCATCGAGAGCGAGCTGTTCGGCCACGAGAAGGGCGCCTTCACCGGCGCCGTCGGCCAGCGCATCGGCTGCCTGGAGCGCGCCAACGGCGGCACCCTCTTCCTGGACGAAATCGACGACCTGGCGCTGGACCTCCAGCCCAAGCTGCTGCGCGCCATCGAAGACCGCGAGTTCCGCCGGCTGGGCTCGTCCTCGCCCATCTCCTTCGACGCGCGCATCATCGTCGCCAGCAAGAAGGACCTGTGGGCGGAGACGCAGGCGGGCCGCTTCCGCGAGGACCTCTACTTCCGCCTCTCCGTCTTCACCTTCAGCCTGCCCGCCCTGAGAGACCGCAAGGAGGACATCCCCCTGCTGGTGGACGCCTTCGCGGGCGAGGGGCTGTGGACGCGGCTGCCGGAGAAGATTCGCGAGCAGTTCACCGGACACACCTGGCCGGGCAACGTGCGCGAATTGCGCAACGCGCTGGAGCGCGCGCGGCACATGGTGGACATCCCCGAGCTGGCCGGGGACACCCTGCTGCGCGAGTTCACCCGCGAGACTCCCGCCGCCGCCGGTGACTTCCTCCCGGTGGAATTCACGGGGCCCTTCAAGGTCTGCAAGGACGAGCTGATTCGCGCCTTCGAGCGCGAGTACCTCACCCGCCTGCTGGGCCGCGCCCGGGGCAACATCGCCCGCGCCGCCCGCGAGGCGGAGCTGGACCGCAAGCACCTGTACTCGCTGCTCCACAAGTACGGGCTGGTGCAGAGCGAGGGGGACTGA